A genome region from Staphylococcus capitis subsp. capitis includes the following:
- a CDS encoding 3'-5' exonuclease produces MADNAFVALDFETANGKRTSICSVGMVKVINNQITESFYTLVNPFDYFTETNINVHGIRPEDVEDAPSFEYVYPYMLQFINELPVVAHNAAFDMNVLHQSLKSLNIETPSMTYFCSYQLAKRTIDAYRYGLKHLMNHYQLDFHGHHDALNDAKACAMITFRLLKHYDDLPSMLSIYGKNLKDKG; encoded by the coding sequence ATGGCTGATAATGCTTTTGTAGCGTTAGACTTTGAAACTGCAAATGGTAAGCGTACAAGTATTTGTTCTGTTGGTATGGTGAAAGTCATCAATAATCAAATTACTGAATCATTCTACACGCTCGTTAACCCATTTGATTATTTTACTGAAACAAATATTAATGTTCATGGTATTAGACCTGAGGATGTGGAAGATGCACCAAGTTTCGAATATGTCTACCCATATATGCTCCAATTCATTAATGAATTACCAGTTGTCGCACACAATGCTGCTTTTGATATGAATGTTTTACATCAAAGTTTAAAAAGCTTAAATATTGAAACACCATCGATGACTTATTTCTGTTCATACCAATTAGCCAAACGAACAATAGACGCTTACCGGTATGGGCTTAAACATTTAATGAATCATTATCAATTAGATTTTCACGGTCATCATGACGCTCTTAATGATGCAAAAGCGTGTGCAATGATAACATTTAGGTTACTTAAACACTATGATGATTTACCAAGTATGCTTTCAATTTACGGTAAGAATCTGAAAGATAAGGGCTGA
- the ftnA gene encoding H-type ferritin FtnA: MLSKELLEALNEQMNHEYFSAHAYMAMAAYCDKESYEGFANFYIEQAKEERFHGKKIYDYINDRGEHAVFDTIKAPKVEFSSILETFKDGLDQERDVTKRFYNLSELAHKDKDYATISFLNWFLDEQVEEESTFETHIDYLTRIGDDCNTLYLYEKELANRSFDEE; encoded by the coding sequence ATGTTAAGTAAAGAATTACTTGAAGCATTAAATGAACAAATGAACCACGAATATTTCTCTGCTCATGCTTATATGGCTATGGCAGCTTATTGTGATAAAGAATCTTATGAAGGTTTCGCTAACTTCTACATTGAACAAGCTAAAGAAGAACGATTCCACGGTAAAAAAATCTATGATTATATTAACGACCGTGGTGAACATGCAGTTTTTGATACAATAAAAGCTCCTAAAGTAGAATTTTCTTCTATTTTAGAGACATTCAAAGACGGTTTAGATCAAGAAAGAGATGTTACTAAACGTTTCTATAACTTATCTGAATTAGCGCATAAAGATAAAGATTATGCTACTATTTCATTCTTAAATTGGTTCTTAGATGAACAAGTTGAAGAAGAATCAACATTCGAAACTCACATTGATTATTTAACTCGTATTGGTGATGATTGCAATACATTATACTTATATGAGAAAGAACTTGCTAATCGCTCATTTGACGAAGAATAG
- a CDS encoding Mur ligase family protein, with protein MRQWTATHMAKLARKASRAVGKKGTDLPGQIARRVDQNILRKLSEQVDDIVFISGTNGKTTTSNLIGHTLKENQIKIIHNNEGANMAAGITSAFIMQISKETKIAIIEIDEGSIPRVLKEVTPSMMVFTNFFRDQMDRFGEIDIMVNNIAKSISNKGIKLLLNADDPFVSRLKIASDSLVYYGMKAHAHEFEQSTMNESKYCPNCGRLLQYDYIHYNQIGHYHCECGFKREEPTYEVSNFEVSPFINMTINDFTFNMKIAGDFNAFNALAAYSVLRELGLNDESIQKGFETYTSDNGRMQYFSKGNKEAMINLAKNPAGMNASLSVGEQLEGKKVYVISLNDNAADGRDTSWIYDADFEKLSNQDIEAIIVTGTRAEELQLRLKLAEVDVPIIVENDIYKATAKTMDYTSFTVAIPNYTSLAPMLEQLNRSFEGGQS; from the coding sequence ATGAGACAATGGACTGCAACTCACATGGCTAAGTTAGCTCGTAAGGCAAGTAGAGCTGTTGGTAAAAAGGGAACAGACTTGCCAGGGCAAATTGCAAGACGTGTGGATCAAAATATATTAAGAAAATTGTCTGAACAAGTAGATGATATTGTATTTATTAGTGGTACAAATGGTAAGACAACAACATCTAACTTAATAGGGCATACTTTAAAAGAAAATCAAATTAAAATTATTCATAATAATGAAGGTGCAAATATGGCTGCAGGAATTACTTCTGCATTCATTATGCAAATCTCAAAAGAGACTAAAATTGCTATCATCGAGATTGATGAAGGCTCCATCCCTCGAGTTCTTAAAGAGGTTACACCATCAATGATGGTATTTACCAACTTTTTCAGAGATCAAATGGATAGATTTGGTGAAATAGATATTATGGTAAATAATATTGCTAAATCAATTAGTAATAAAGGGATTAAGCTATTATTAAACGCTGATGATCCATTCGTAAGTCGTTTGAAAATTGCAAGTGATTCTCTTGTGTATTATGGTATGAAAGCACATGCACATGAATTTGAACAAAGTACCATGAATGAAAGTAAATATTGTCCAAACTGTGGTCGATTATTACAGTATGATTATATTCATTACAATCAAATTGGTCATTATCATTGTGAATGTGGATTTAAACGTGAAGAACCTACATACGAAGTTTCAAATTTTGAAGTTTCACCATTTATTAATATGACGATTAATGATTTTACTTTTAATATGAAAATTGCAGGAGATTTCAATGCATTTAACGCATTAGCAGCATATTCAGTATTAAGAGAATTGGGACTTAATGATGAATCAATTCAAAAAGGTTTTGAAACATATACTTCTGATAATGGACGTATGCAATATTTTTCAAAAGGGAACAAAGAAGCAATGATAAATCTTGCAAAGAACCCTGCAGGAATGAATGCTAGCTTATCAGTTGGTGAACAGCTAGAAGGTAAAAAAGTTTATGTTATTAGCTTGAACGACAATGCTGCGGATGGCCGTGATACATCATGGATTTATGATGCAGACTTTGAAAAGTTAAGCAATCAAGATATTGAAGCTATCATTGTTACTGGCACACGTGCTGAAGAACTCCAATTGCGATTGAAACTTGCTGAAGTGGATGTTCCTATTATTGTCGAAAATGACATCTACAAAGCTACGGCTAAAACAATGGATTATACATCATTTACGGTAGCTATTCCTAACTATACTTCTTTAGCGCCGATGTTAGAGCAATTAAATCGCTCATTTGAAGGAGGTCAGTCGTAA
- a CDS encoding type 1 glutamine amidotransferase — MNELTVYHFMSDKLNLYSDIGNIIALKQRAKKRNIKLNVKEINETDGVTFDNCDIFFIGGGSDREQALATKELSKIKSSLKEAIEDGMPGLTICGGYQFLGTKYITPDGTELEGLGVLDFYTESRTDRLTGDIVIESDTFGTIVGFENHGGRTYHNFGTLGNVTHGYGNNDTDLKEGIHYKNLLGSYLHGPILPKNHEMTDYLLEKACERKGIPFEPKELDNTEEEAAKQVLINRAKNSKN; from the coding sequence ATGAATGAATTAACGGTATATCATTTTATGTCTGATAAATTAAATTTATACAGTGACATTGGTAATATCATTGCATTAAAACAACGTGCTAAAAAGAGAAATATCAAACTTAATGTTAAAGAAATTAATGAAACAGACGGTGTAACATTCGACAATTGTGATATCTTCTTCATTGGTGGGGGGAGTGATAGAGAACAAGCTCTAGCTACTAAAGAACTAAGTAAAATTAAGAGTTCACTTAAAGAAGCAATTGAAGATGGAATGCCTGGTCTTACAATTTGTGGTGGTTACCAATTCTTAGGTACGAAGTATATCACCCCAGATGGTACTGAACTTGAAGGATTAGGGGTGCTTGATTTTTATACCGAGTCTCGAACTGATCGTTTAACAGGTGATATCGTGATAGAAAGTGATACATTTGGAACCATCGTTGGTTTTGAAAATCATGGCGGTAGAACATATCATAACTTTGGTACACTTGGAAATGTTACACACGGTTATGGTAATAATGATACAGATCTAAAAGAGGGAATCCATTATAAAAATCTATTAGGTTCTTATTTACATGGTCCTATATTACCTAAAAACCATGAAATGACAGATTATTTACTTGAGAAGGCTTGTGAACGAAAAGGCATACCATTTGAACCAAAAGAATTAGACAATACTGAAGAAGAAGCAGCTAAACAAGTATTAATCAATCGCGCTAAAAATAGTAAGAATTAA
- a CDS encoding aromatic acid exporter family protein encodes MNVKWYRHIIGARTLKTGLATFLTSLFCMLLHLTPIFAILTAIVTIEPTAKASIKKGYKRLPATVIGALFAVVFTYIFGDQSPLSYALAATFTILVCTKFNLQVGTTVAVLTSVAMIPGIHEAYLFNFFSRLLTALIGLVTAGLVNFIILPPKYYQQLEDQLSISEKKMYDLFYNRCQELLLGKFSSEKSNRQLSKLNIIAQKIETLTSYQRDELHYHKNKEDDWKLLNKITNRAYNNRLFISHLSNIIYLPKNTHIAFAPEEKMAIINISNSISEIISHGSFKRHKKSASTLKTSVKRLEEFDQNQMKSHLIYEILLIYKILDSRYAK; translated from the coding sequence ATGAACGTAAAATGGTATAGACATATAATTGGAGCTCGAACGCTTAAAACGGGACTTGCAACTTTTTTAACATCATTGTTTTGTATGTTACTTCATCTCACTCCAATATTTGCTATTTTAACAGCAATTGTAACTATTGAACCTACTGCTAAGGCATCAATTAAGAAAGGTTATAAACGTTTACCTGCGACAGTTATAGGAGCTTTGTTTGCTGTAGTATTTACATATATTTTTGGTGATCAATCGCCATTAAGTTACGCACTTGCTGCAACGTTTACGATTTTAGTTTGTACGAAATTCAATTTACAAGTTGGTACCACCGTTGCAGTACTTACTTCCGTAGCAATGATTCCTGGTATTCACGAAGCGTATTTATTTAACTTTTTTTCAAGATTATTAACTGCTCTAATTGGACTCGTCACAGCAGGATTAGTTAACTTTATCATTCTGCCTCCTAAATATTATCAACAACTAGAAGACCAGCTTTCAATATCTGAGAAAAAAATGTACGATTTGTTTTACAATCGTTGCCAAGAATTACTATTAGGCAAGTTTAGTTCTGAGAAAAGTAATAGACAACTTTCGAAATTAAATATTATTGCTCAAAAGATTGAAACTTTAACAAGTTATCAGAGAGACGAACTTCATTATCATAAAAATAAAGAAGATGATTGGAAATTATTAAATAAAATAACCAATCGCGCATACAATAATCGTTTATTTATCTCTCACCTGTCTAATATCATCTATCTACCTAAAAATACCCACATCGCTTTCGCACCTGAAGAAAAGATGGCGATCATAAATATTAGTAATAGTATTAGTGAAATTATAAGTCATGGAAGCTTCAAGCGACACAAAAAATCAGCTTCGACGTTAAAGACCTCAGTGAAGCGCTTAGAAGAATTTGATCAAAACCAAATGAAGAGTCACCTTATTTATGAAATACTGTTGATTTATAAAATATTAGACTCTCGTTATGCTAAATAA
- the map gene encoding type I methionyl aminopeptidase: MIVKTDEELQALKEIGYICAKVRDTMQEATKPGVTTRELDNIAKDLFEEHGAISAPIHDENFPGQTCISVNEEVAHGIPGKRIIREGDLVNIDVSALKDGYYADTGISFVVGEADNPLKQKVCDVATMAFENAMTKVKPGAKLSNIGKAVHATARQNDLTVIKNLTGHGVGQSLHEAPSHVMNYYDPKDKTLLKEGLVIAVEPFISSRATFVTEGKNEWAFETKDKSFVAQIEHTVIVTKDGPLLTTKIDD; this comes from the coding sequence ATGATTGTTAAAACTGATGAAGAATTACAAGCATTAAAAGAAATAGGATATATTTGTGCTAAAGTCAGAGACACAATGCAAGAAGCAACAAAACCTGGTGTAACTACACGAGAGTTAGATAATATCGCTAAAGATTTGTTTGAAGAGCATGGCGCAATTTCGGCACCGATTCATGATGAAAATTTTCCTGGACAAACGTGTATTAGTGTAAATGAAGAGGTAGCCCATGGTATTCCTGGTAAACGTATTATACGTGAAGGAGACTTAGTCAATATCGATGTATCAGCGTTAAAAGATGGTTACTATGCTGATACAGGTATCTCATTTGTAGTGGGAGAAGCAGATAATCCTCTTAAACAAAAAGTATGTGATGTAGCAACAATGGCTTTTGAAAATGCCATGACGAAAGTAAAACCTGGTGCCAAATTAAGTAATATTGGTAAGGCGGTTCACGCTACAGCACGTCAAAATGATTTAACAGTAATTAAAAACTTAACCGGTCATGGTGTGGGTCAATCGTTACATGAAGCACCTAGTCATGTAATGAATTATTATGATCCAAAAGACAAAACATTATTAAAAGAAGGTCTTGTTATTGCAGTAGAACCTTTCATTTCATCACGAGCTACATTTGTCACTGAAGGAAAGAACGAGTGGGCATTTGAAACTAAAGATAAGAGCTTTGTGGCTCAGATTGAGCACACAGTAATTGTAACTAAAGACGGCCCATTATTAACTACTAAAATCGATGACTAG
- the liaF gene encoding cell wall-active antibiotics response protein LiaF, with product MTHKYISTEMLIIFTALMIIANFYYIFFEKIGFLLVLLLGCVLVYVGYVYFHKVRGLLSFWIGTLLIAFTLLSNKYTIIILFIFLVVLIIRYLIYKFKPLKVIATDEEVTSPIFIKQKWFGEQRTPVYVYKWEDVQIQHGIGDIHIDMTKAANIKETNTIVVRHILGKVQVIVPLNYNINLHAAAFYGTAYLEQQSYKIENNHIQVEEKTKEDNYTVNVYVSTFIGDVEVIYR from the coding sequence ATGACACACAAATATATATCAACTGAAATGTTGATAATTTTTACAGCTTTAATGATTATCGCCAATTTTTATTATATATTTTTTGAAAAAATTGGCTTTCTTCTCGTCTTATTATTAGGATGTGTGCTCGTGTATGTAGGATATGTCTATTTTCATAAAGTAAGAGGTTTGTTGTCCTTCTGGATAGGGACATTGCTTATTGCGTTTACTCTATTGTCTAATAAGTACACAATTATTATTCTTTTTATTTTCTTAGTGGTACTTATCATTCGTTACTTAATTTATAAATTTAAGCCGTTAAAAGTTATTGCAACTGATGAAGAGGTAACGTCACCTATATTTATTAAACAAAAGTGGTTCGGGGAACAACGTACACCAGTTTATGTTTATAAGTGGGAAGATGTACAGATTCAACATGGCATCGGTGATATTCATATTGATATGACAAAAGCAGCTAATATTAAAGAAACGAATACGATTGTAGTACGTCATATTCTTGGCAAGGTCCAAGTGATTGTTCCACTAAACTATAATATTAATCTACATGCGGCTGCATTCTATGGTACTGCTTATTTAGAACAACAATCATACAAAATTGAAAATAACCATATTCAAGTTGAAGAAAAAACTAAAGAAGACAACTATACTGTCAATGTTTACGTTTCAACGTTCATAGGAGACGTTGAGGTGATTTATAGATGA
- a CDS encoding sensor histidine kinase codes for MNHYLRAIGSMLILVYSMLTAFLFIDKVFVNIIYFQGMFYTQIFGIPVFLFLNILIILLCIIVGSVLAYKINQQNDWLKSQIERSIEGETVGINDQNLELYSETLEIYHTLVPLNQELHRLRMKTQNMTNENYNMNDVKVKKIIEDERQRLARELHDSVSQQLFAASMMLSAIKESKLEPPLDQQIPVLEKMVQDSQLEMRALLLHLRPIGLKDKSLGEGIKDLVIDLQKKVPMKVVHEIQDFKVPKGIEDHLFRITQEAISNTLRHSNGSKVTVELFNKEDYLLLRIQDNGKGFNVDEKFEQSYGLKNMRERALEIGATFHIVSLPDSGTRIEVKAPLNKEDESNGD; via the coding sequence ATGAATCACTACTTGAGAGCAATTGGTTCAATGCTAATACTTGTATATAGCATGCTAACTGCTTTTTTATTCATTGATAAGGTGTTCGTCAATATTATTTATTTTCAAGGGATGTTTTACACCCAAATTTTTGGAATACCAGTATTTTTATTCCTAAATATATTAATCATCTTACTATGTATTATCGTTGGCTCTGTGTTAGCGTATAAAATCAATCAACAAAATGATTGGCTTAAGTCACAAATTGAAAGGTCTATTGAAGGTGAAACAGTAGGCATAAATGATCAAAACCTAGAGTTATACAGTGAAACGTTAGAAATTTACCATACTTTAGTTCCTTTAAATCAAGAATTACACCGATTGAGAATGAAAACGCAGAATATGACCAATGAAAATTATAATATGAATGATGTAAAAGTGAAGAAAATTATTGAAGACGAACGTCAACGTTTAGCAAGAGAACTACATGACTCAGTTAGTCAGCAACTATTTGCAGCAAGTATGATGTTGTCAGCGATTAAAGAGTCAAAATTAGAACCACCTTTAGACCAACAAATACCTGTACTAGAGAAGATGGTTCAAGACTCTCAGCTCGAAATGAGAGCATTATTATTACATCTAAGACCTATTGGTTTGAAAGACAAATCATTAGGAGAGGGTATTAAAGATTTAGTCATTGATCTTCAAAAGAAAGTCCCTATGAAAGTTGTTCATGAAATTCAAGATTTCAAAGTACCAAAAGGGATAGAAGATCATCTGTTTAGAATCACTCAAGAGGCTATTTCTAATACATTACGACACTCTAATGGTTCTAAGGTAACAGTTGAATTATTTAATAAAGAAGATTATTTACTACTTAGAATTCAAGATAATGGTAAAGGTTTTAATGTAGATGAAAAATTTGAACAGAGTTATGGATTAAAAAATATGAGAGAACGTGCTTTAGAGATTGGTGCCACATTCCATATCGTATCGTTACCGGATTCAGGTACGAGAATAGAAGTTAAAGCACCATTGAATAAGGAGGATGAATCAAATGGCGATTAA
- the vraR gene encoding two-component system response regulator VraR, whose translation MAIKVLFVDDHEMVRIGISSYLSTQQDIEVVGEGASGKEAIEKAHELKPDLILMDLLMDDMDGVEATTEIKKDLPHIRVVMLTSFIEDKEVYRALDAGVDSYILKTTSASDIADAVRKTDQGESVFEPEVLVKMRNRMKKRAELYEMLTEREMEILLLIAKGYSNQEIASASHITIKTVKTHVSNILSKLEVQDRTQAVIYAFQHNLIQ comes from the coding sequence ATGGCGATTAAAGTATTGTTTGTTGATGACCATGAAATGGTTAGAATTGGTATTTCAAGCTATCTATCTACACAACAGGATATTGAAGTAGTTGGAGAAGGTGCTTCAGGTAAAGAAGCTATCGAAAAAGCCCATGAGTTGAAACCAGATTTAATTTTAATGGATTTACTTATGGATGATATGGATGGTGTAGAAGCTACTACTGAAATTAAAAAGGATTTACCTCACATAAGAGTAGTAATGTTAACAAGCTTTATCGAGGATAAAGAAGTTTATCGAGCATTAGATGCTGGGGTAGATAGTTATATCTTAAAAACGACTAGCGCGAGTGACATTGCTGACGCGGTACGTAAAACAGATCAAGGGGAATCTGTTTTTGAACCAGAAGTACTTGTAAAAATGAGAAACCGCATGAAAAAACGTGCTGAGTTATATGAAATGCTTACAGAGCGTGAAATGGAAATTTTATTATTAATTGCCAAAGGTTACTCTAACCAAGAAATTGCTAGCGCCTCTCATATCACTATTAAAACTGTTAAAACACACGTAAGTAATATATTGAGTAAGTTAGAAGTTCAAGATAGAACTCAAGCTGTTATTTATGCTTTCCAACATAATTTGATTCAATAA
- a CDS encoding YihY/virulence factor BrkB family protein, producing MSKQEKTTSKFLNSAKEHEEHGKGKNGEKDKQIKVDRTYIEPQQFQSKSPKKKNQVFFLSRLNKPAKYTKDSNFLNYLIYRIGKDDASGLAAQMTYHFVLAMFPMLIFLLTLLGQFITINTDQINQKVSQYVPDQSTADVITKIFSGISDSANGGVLSIGLILAIWSASNGMSAIINSFNVAYDVEDSRNGFVLKILSVLYTLVLGIVFVVAIVLITLGPVISKFLFGPLGLDKQVEWVFDLVRIVLPLIIIIILFTVLYSVAPNVKTKLRSVLPGALFTSIIWLVGSFLFGWYISNFGNYNKTYGSLAGIIILFLWLYITSFIIIIGAEINAIIHQRTVIKGHTPEEAALHHDDNNQNHYNEDTTYEYNNNTPVNKDENYDVDKNPNDEQPEDHETFKDKIVDKFKKDNNNSGKNS from the coding sequence ATGTCAAAACAAGAAAAAACAACTTCAAAGTTCCTAAATTCGGCTAAGGAACATGAGGAACATGGGAAAGGAAAAAATGGTGAAAAAGATAAACAGATTAAAGTCGACCGTACATATATTGAACCTCAACAGTTTCAATCAAAATCACCTAAGAAAAAGAATCAAGTATTCTTTCTATCAAGGTTAAATAAACCTGCCAAATACACGAAAGATTCTAATTTCCTCAATTACTTAATTTATAGAATAGGAAAAGATGATGCTTCAGGACTAGCAGCGCAAATGACGTATCACTTCGTGTTGGCAATGTTCCCAATGCTCATTTTCTTACTGACTTTATTGGGACAGTTTATAACGATAAACACTGATCAGATTAATCAAAAGGTCAGCCAGTATGTACCTGACCAAAGTACCGCTGATGTAATCACAAAAATATTTAGTGGTATTTCTGATAGTGCTAATGGTGGCGTCCTATCCATCGGTTTAATCTTAGCCATTTGGTCAGCATCTAATGGAATGTCTGCGATTATTAATTCATTTAATGTCGCTTATGACGTTGAGGATTCTAGAAATGGCTTCGTACTTAAGATTCTAAGTGTGTTATATACACTAGTATTAGGTATTGTGTTCGTAGTGGCCATCGTGCTCATTACATTAGGCCCAGTAATAAGCAAGTTCTTATTTGGACCTTTAGGATTAGATAAACAAGTAGAATGGGTATTTGATTTAGTAAGAATCGTCTTACCTCTAATTATAATAATCATTTTATTCACTGTATTATATTCAGTGGCACCAAATGTGAAAACGAAATTACGCTCTGTACTTCCAGGTGCCCTATTTACATCAATCATTTGGTTAGTCGGTTCATTCTTATTTGGATGGTATATCTCAAACTTCGGTAATTATAATAAAACATACGGAAGTTTAGCTGGTATCATTATTTTATTCTTATGGTTATATATCACAAGCTTTATTATCATTATTGGTGCAGAAATTAATGCTATTATTCACCAAAGAACAGTAATCAAAGGTCACACACCTGAAGAAGCAGCACTTCATCACGATGATAACAACCAAAATCATTATAATGAAGACACAACATATGAATATAATAACAATACACCAGTGAATAAAGATGAAAATTATGACGTTGATAAAAATCCAAATGATGAACAACCTGAAGATCATGAAACATTTAAAGATAAAATTGTTGATAAATTTAAAAAAGATAACAACAATAGTGGTAAAAATTCATAA
- a CDS encoding low molecular weight protein-tyrosine-phosphatase: MVDVAFVCLGNICRSPMAEAIMRQRLQDRGISGITVHSRGTGRWNLGEPPHEGTQAILKEHHIPFDNMISELFEPDDDFDYIIAMDQSNVDNIRRINPHIRGQLFKLLEFSNMEESDVPDPYYTNNFEGVFEMVQSSCDNLIDYIVKDANLKEG; the protein is encoded by the coding sequence ATGGTAGACGTAGCATTTGTATGTCTCGGTAATATTTGTCGTTCTCCAATGGCTGAAGCGATCATGAGACAAAGACTACAAGACAGAGGCATTTCAGGTATTACAGTTCACTCAAGAGGAACAGGTCGATGGAATCTCGGTGAACCACCTCACGAAGGTACTCAAGCGATATTGAAAGAACATCATATCCCCTTCGATAATATGATAAGTGAACTATTCGAACCAGATGATGATTTTGACTATATTATAGCAATGGACCAAAGTAACGTGGATAACATAAGACGAATTAATCCTCATATACGCGGACAATTGTTCAAATTGCTAGAATTTAGTAACATGGAAGAGAGTGATGTACCGGATCCATATTACACCAATAATTTTGAAGGTGTATTTGAAATGGTACAATCATCTTGTGACAACTTAATTGACTATATCGTCAAAGATGCAAATTTGAAAGAGGGGTAA
- a CDS encoding DUF1128 domain-containing protein produces the protein MSLSNEEMIAEIRKKLNIVNQGLLDPDKFQSSNHEEITEIHEFVMSKDSFSPSEVTAIADHLGQLRQD, from the coding sequence GTGTCATTATCAAATGAAGAAATGATTGCAGAAATCAGAAAGAAATTAAATATTGTAAATCAAGGTTTACTTGACCCAGATAAATTCCAGTCTTCTAATCATGAAGAAATAACAGAAATACATGAATTTGTAATGTCTAAAGATTCATTTTCACCAAGTGAAGTGACAGCAATTGCAGATCATTTAGGACAACTTAGACAAGATTAG
- a CDS encoding aminopeptidase codes for MDNYNEKLKQYAELLVKVGMNVQQNQPVFIRSSVEALDLTHLIVEEAYKAGASDVRVKYSDSKLKRLKFEHESVEYFENSDLKQYDVDERLDYVERGAANLALIAEDPDLLNGIDGNKLKAFQAQYSKGFKPYMEASQKNQFPWVVAAFPTKDWARRVYPDMDEEKAYEKFIDEVFDIVRVDGNDPIQNWDKHVKSLSVHAERLQKKNYKALHYISEGTDLTVGLPEGHLWEDATSYVNGDGQPFIANIPTEEVFTAPDRNNVNGYVTNKLPLSYNGNIIDGFTLTFKDGEIIDVKAEKGEAVLKDLIGTDEGSRRLGEVALVPDDSPISNRRTIFYNTLFDENASCHLAIGSAYGFNVKGGNEMSTEEKLAAGLNDSNVHEDFMIGSSDLTIYGILHDGTKELVFENGNWAK; via the coding sequence ATGGATAACTATAATGAAAAGTTAAAACAATATGCAGAATTACTCGTTAAAGTAGGGATGAATGTTCAACAAAATCAACCTGTATTTATTCGTTCATCAGTTGAAGCGTTAGACTTAACGCATTTAATAGTTGAAGAGGCTTATAAAGCTGGTGCCTCTGATGTTCGTGTGAAATATTCAGACTCAAAACTGAAGAGACTTAAATTTGAACATGAATCTGTAGAGTATTTTGAGAATAGTGATTTAAAACAGTATGATGTTGATGAAAGATTGGATTATGTTGAACGTGGAGCAGCTAACTTAGCACTCATCGCGGAAGATCCTGACTTATTAAATGGTATCGATGGCAATAAATTAAAAGCTTTTCAAGCTCAATATTCAAAAGGGTTCAAACCATATATGGAAGCAAGTCAGAAGAATCAATTTCCATGGGTTGTGGCAGCCTTTCCTACTAAAGACTGGGCTCGCCGAGTTTACCCAGATATGGATGAAGAAAAAGCTTATGAAAAATTTATTGATGAAGTGTTTGATATTGTACGTGTAGATGGCAATGACCCAATTCAAAATTGGGACAAACATGTTAAATCTTTAAGTGTACATGCCGAAAGACTACAAAAGAAAAATTATAAGGCACTCCATTATATTTCTGAAGGTACAGACCTCACAGTCGGTTTACCGGAAGGACATTTATGGGAAGATGCAACGAGTTATGTCAACGGTGACGGCCAACCTTTTATCGCGAATATTCCTACAGAAGAAGTGTTCACAGCACCTGACAGAAATAATGTGAACGGTTATGTTACTAACAAGTTACCATTAAGTTATAATGGGAATATTATTGATGGTTTCACTTTAACGTTTAAAGATGGTGAAATTATAGATGTTAAAGCCGAAAAGGGTGAAGCGGTGCTCAAAGACTTAATTGGGACTGACGAAGGTTCTAGAAGACTTGGAGAAGTTGCATTAGTACCTGATGATTCACCAATTTCAAATCGCCGTACCATTTTTTATAACACGTTATTTGATGAAAATGCATCTTGTCATTTAGCAATTGGATCTGCATATGGTTTCAACGTCAAAGGTGGAAATGAAATGTCTACTGAAGAAAAGTTAGCCGCAGGTCTTAACGATTCAAATGTACATGAGGACTTTATGATAGGTAGTTCTGATTTAACGATTTATGGTATCTTACATGATGGTACTAAAGAGTTAGTTTTTGAAAATGGAAATTGGGCAAAGTAA